From Drosophila nasuta strain 15112-1781.00 chromosome X, ASM2355853v1, whole genome shotgun sequence, one genomic window encodes:
- the LOC132795726 gene encoding uncharacterized protein LOC132795726, which yields MLDIKSCLKISFHGDTGFIICETGSSYDQIIDQICTRFNIPQSQRAGLVLSNGQGYVFEQQLLEYFLLLFPCPELTFQLRIDWQKLRRSIEKQSRPSSEPTSNPVEQQQPEAEAEYVAVPVHRQNCFLGALPTSFAPALTPLRRQHSFVQQPPLRALRQLSSVTAARPHHSQAKRLRLQLCQRSRRPAPAAAAPHLALLATAVAAATASRSIRI from the exons ATGTTGGATATTAAGAGCTGCTTGAAGATCAGCTTCCATGGCGACACAGGTTTCATCATCTGCGAGACGGGCAGCAGTTACGACCAAATCATTGATCAAA TCTGCACTCGCTTCAACATACCGCAGTCACAGCGCGCTGGACTGGTGTTGTCCAATGGCCAGGGTTATGTGTTTGAGCAGCAGCTCTTGGAATACTTTCTGCTGCTCTTTCCCTGCCCCGAGCTAACGTTTCAGCTGCGCATCGACTGGCAGAAGCTGCGACGCAGCATCGAGAAACAAAGCAGACCAAGCAGCGAACCCACTTCTAATCCCGtcgagcaacagcagccggaAGCGGAAGCAGAGTATGTAGCGGTGCCTGTGCACCGTCAGAACTGTTTTCTGGGCGCGCTCCCCACCAGCTTTGCTCCCGCTTTGACTCCACTGCGCCGCCAGCACTCCTTCGTACAACAGCCACCTCTGCGCGCTCTCCGTCAACTCTCATCTGTGACCGCCGCTCGTCCACATCACTCGCAGGCAAAGCGTTTACGCTTGCAGCTCTGCCAGCGTTCGCGTCgtccagctccagctgcagctgctccacATCTGGCACTCCTTGCCACAGCtgtggcagcggcaacagcttCGCGCTCCATTCGCATCTAA
- the LOC132795592 gene encoding pyridoxine/pyridoxamine 5'-phosphate oxidase, giving the protein MSQSAVAHIETFPPEPVTLFKQLIDAFSKQSIDGLTLMNLATVDEEFGVLNRNVLYRGLSDDDCIIYVTQRFTRNFKNLQANTKCSIAFFMPQVVLPSQGPNPALWQVRLIGATAEELPDSQLDAWWEKELLSSKIRDYVFPCGQPVEYRELVAKHDQFLADHLASGQPLKRPATYTAFKFRAQRWDFLKAGSGQIPDRVQYRRQPNGEWLATHVST; this is encoded by the exons ATGTCACAATCAGCAGTAGCACATATTGAGACATTCCCCCCTGAGCCGGTTACGCTGTTCAAACAACTAATTGATGCATTCAGCAAGCAATCAATAGATGGTCTGACATTAATGAACTTGGCCACCGTTGATGAGGAATTCGGTGTGCTCAACCGCAATGTGTTGTATCGCGGCCTCAGCGACGATGACTGCATCATCTATGTGACCCAGCGCTTTACACGCAACTTTAAGAACCTTCAGGCGAATACCAAATGCTCCATTGCTTTCTTTATGCCCCAAGTTGTGTTGCCATCGCAGGGCCCAAATCCGGCACTGTGGCAGGTGCGTTTGATTGGTGCCACTGCCGAAGAGTTGCCCGACTCTCAATTGGATGCGTGGTGGGAGAAGGAGTTGCTGTCATCGAAAATACGCGACTATGTCTTCCCCTGCGGCCAGCCGGTGGAGTATCGAGAGTTGGTGGCGAAGCACGATCAGTTTCTCGCTGATCATTTGGCCTCAGGGCAACCCCTAAAGCGTCCCGCTACCTA CACGGCCTTCAAGTTCCGCGCCCAACGTTGGGACTTCCTTAAGGCGGGCAGCGGTCAAATTCCGGATCGAGTGCAATATCGTCGCCAGCCAAATGGAGAGTGGCTCGCTACACATGTTTCCACCTGA
- the LOC132795590 gene encoding uncharacterized protein LOC132795590, whose product MSILDMKAGPPDYWSEVCNFFLPLKYLITNDRFDALVQNIDLHYLINAVFWIFVALSCGFYGFQRVFQFFLKSSANIKYFKRKQFARLIWNIAFYSACCLFLHFYNEFMILPQIMKTQGRYSLFHSSDNLIFYRSHQYEKFQFYSIFMITFYLHGAMLDFKEADFVEAASKGLYLLALIAIDVYRYENYFVGLNLTLGLYSILADFLSLIALQNSKRNRLIYQIFMGIRLAAWVLVFINRLPFNYFIPTLFAKNFKLPLNVAIWLWYGLSIWNSPVLQYFYHQIYHTTPSDCSGEGSAAKCILLKDTSEYRHYKTLRRAYIEVKLAHEKATSNPLPASESASAKTYQAIKCVMMLKRKLKRIREGRGAEPEDDNEELAGDC is encoded by the exons ATGTCCATACTGGATATGAAGGCCGGTCCGCCGGATTATTGGTCAGAAGTATGCAATTTCTTTTTGCCGCTCAAATATCTGATCACCAACGATCGTTTCGATGCGCTGGTGCAGAACATTGATTTGCATTACCTGATCAATGCGGTCTTCTGGATATTTGTGGCGTTATCCTGTGGCTTCTATGGCTTTCAACGTGTCTTCCAG TTCTTTCTCAAATCATCAGCGAACATCAAGTATTTCAAGCGCAAACAATTCGCTCGCCTTATATGGAACATTGCCTTTTATTCAGCCTGCTGTCTCTTTCTGCACTTCTACAACGAATTCATGATTCTGCCACAAATAATGAAGACCCAGGGACGCTATTCACTCTTCCATAGCTCtgataatttgattttttatcgCTCGCATCAATATGAGAAATTTCAATTCTATTCGATCTTCATGATCACGTTTTATTTGCATGGAGCGATGCTTGATTTTAAGGAGGCTGATTTTGTGGAGGCCGCTTCCAAGGGACTGTATCTACTCGCTCTCATCGCCATCGACGTGTACAG ATATGAAAACTATTTCGTTGGACTGAATCTTACGTTGGGTCTCTATAGCATCTTGGCCGATTTTTTGTCATTGATAGCTTTGCAGAATTCCAAACGCAATCGCTTGATCTATCAGATATTCATGGGCATAAGGTTGGCTGCCTGGGTGCTGGTGTTCATCAATCGCTTACCATTCAATTACTTTATACCCACGCTCTTTGCCAAGAACTTTAAGTTGCCGCTGAACGTGGCCATTTGGCTGTGGTATGGTTTGTCTATTTGGAACTCGCCAGTGTTGCAGTACTTCTATCATCAGATCTATCATACCACGCCCTCGGATTGCTCGGGCGAGGGCTCGGCAGCCAA ATGCATATTGCTGAAGGATACGAGCGAGTACCGGCATTACAAGACACTGAGACGCGCCTACATCGAGGTGAAGTTGGCCCACGAGAAGGCCACCTCGAATCCGCTGCCAGCCAGCGAATCTGCCTCGGCCAAAACGTATCAGGCCATCAAGT GTGTTATGATGCTGAAGCGTAAATTGAAGCGCATTCGCGAGGGACGCGGCGCCGAGCCGGAAGATGATAATGAGGAGCTCGCTGGCGATTGTTAG